The segment ATCCAGCGACATCTCCACGGCTTTGGCATGATTTACGCCTAACAGACGATTGGCTACTTCCGCCATGCCCGCCGCCACATGACCGTGCGACAACACCAGGATTCCCACTCTGCCCTCATTATCCTGACGGCAGTACATAGTTAAATATAATGTAATAAAACCAATCTCTTCCTCCGGCAGCCGGATTCCCGTATGCCGGGCAAAGCATTCGGCCATATCCTGGGCTATGGCAAATTCACGGGCATATTCATGCTTTGTTTTTTCCAGGTGGGGATTCATAATCGCCTTATTCTGTTTGAGACGCTTTAACGTTTCAGTCAAATGAATAGATAGTCCAACCACAATCCGTTCATTGGCATGTCCCAGCATCGACTCGGCCCGTTCCAGCATGCTTTCCACAATATCAACAATCGGCCGGCCTACCACCTTGTATAAATCGGCCTTGTTAACAAGTTCCGCCGTTTCATCCGCCCGCTTGATCCACTGGCGAAGCTTATCTTCCAATTCCGCCCCAATAATCCGGTTTAGCTCCTTTTGCGAGAACTTCTGGCGGGAAAGTTCTCCATACCGCTCCTCAATATACGAGTATATCTCGCGCGGCCAGGTATACAGCTCATCCATATATACCATATTGTCTTTACCGGGCGCGATTTCATAGCCGGTTACCCGTAATTTATCCAGTTTATCCTTCTGGTGCCGCACTTTAAGCAGTCCGCGGCGGGCATGGGCCGGCAAATCGGCCACGGTAATGGAAATATTCCGGTTACCGCCGGTAATCAAATTTAAGAATCCCCGGGCACAGGCAACCTGTATGTCGGCGGACAGCTGACCGACATTGCCGGTACAATCATACAGCAGCAAGGCGCGCACCGCATCGGCATCAATAGCCAGGGTATTGCCGGTGCGCTGCGCTTCATGCCGCAAAAAATGATGAATCAGCAACAACCGTTCAGACAGCGGCCTTTCCTGCAGGCTGGGCAGTTCAATGACCATTGGGACACGCCGCCTAAAGGTCGCCAGCAGCGAGGCCGACGGCAACTCGGTAGTAGCCATAATCAGCATAACTGAAGCCTGCCGCAGGCTTTCGGTCTCGCCCAAGCGCCGGAACCGCCCCTTGTCAATAAGATAAAACAAAATTTCCTGTCCCTCCGGCGGCAGGCGATGAATCTCATCCAAAAACAAAATACCCTCATTGGCTTTTTCAATCAAGCCTTCTTTCGGTCGTTCCGCACCGGTAAACGCTCCCTGCACATGTCCACACAGTTGCGAAAGCAACAGTTGGGGATTGTCGGCATAATCGGCGCAGTTGAACATTACAAAGGGCGCCGTTGCATTAAGTCTGCCCGTCTCTACGGCAAAGCGGTACATAGCTTCCGCCAAATCGCTTTTACCAACACCTGTCGCACCAAACAGCAGCGTATGCAGCCCCTTGGGAGGATAGAGAATAGCTGCCTTGGCCTGCTCAATGGCAGGAAACAGACTCCCTTTTTGACCGATCAAATGCCCAAACGCCATACCGGTAATTTCTTTACCGCCATATTCTGCCACCGGCTGCTGGATGCCCGGCGGCACCGCAGCTTCCGGTGACTGGCGGTATGTATCATTTTGCAGTAATTGCTCCGTAGTAAAGCGGGATACGGCAAATCCCATCTGGCGCAGCTTTTCGGTCACAGTCCGCTTTGCCAGATAAGGATCGCTGTCCATAATCTGCCGGATAGCTTCACATAATACCGGCCTTCTTCGTTCCCTTGAATCGGGAATCTTCATTCTCTGCCGCAGAAGAGTTGCTTCGCCCCGGGAAATTGCCAGTTTTTGTGCCAGTTCCTGATCGGTATAGGGATTTTTTTTATCTTCACTGCCAAGCAACAACCGCAGACTGTCTGCTTTCCCCAATACAACTCTCCTCCTTGCAGCTTTTCTATCAAGATAAAATCAAACACTGCCCGGTTCTATGTTACCATGTTTCCGCCCATTTTGTTAACCATAACCTTATGAGTTTTGCCCGTACGTATAGAGAAAAACATTTCTGGCTTTTTCTATTTCTTCCGGCGGCAACTGCACCGGCGCTCCCTTCAAACTGGCCAGGTGATATACCTTGGCGCCATCCTCCAGCATAACGGCGGCCACCAGCGCATGACGGACTGAATGGCCAACGGCAATGACGCCATGATTGGCCAACAGACAGGCATTCTTATCACCAAGCACTTCCATAACGGCCGGACCGATTGCGGCTTCGGCCACCGGCGTATATCTGGCTACAGGTACACTGCCCCCCACCTCATTGGCCAGCGTCGTGCTGCAGCAGGGGATTTCACGATGCAGCATGGCAAAGCTGCAGGCATATGGCGAATGCGTGTGGATGATTCCCCGAATATCCGGACGCTGCCGGTAGATATAAAGATGATCCTTGGTATCCACGGAAGCCTTCCACTTCCCGTCCACCATATTTCCCGCCCCATCAATAATCACAATATCGGACGGGCTCAACTGCTCATAATCCATTCCACTGGGAGTGATAGCGATATATCCGGTTTGTTCATCCCTGCCGCTGACATTCCCCCCTGTAAGCGTTACCAAACCGTAACGGATAAGCTGCAAAGCCGCAGTCAGAACCTCTTTGCGCAAATTCTCAAGCAACATGCCATTTTCCTCCTTTGCTGTGGCAGCGTGGTTCCCGTCTCACTCTCCAGGAACCATGCTTTGTATTAATCAAGCCTGCAAATCTTCCACGGCATCCCGCCGTTTCGTAATCTTTTTATTGATCACAGCCATAACGCCGATAATGGCAACCAATACGGCTACGCCTACCGCTTTAAGACCCGTTATCTGCAATATTAGCCAGGTTAACGGATTGGCTCCGTCACAAATGGAGGCAATCTGGGTAGCACCGCTCGGCATTTTGAAATTAGCGTTGATAGCCAGTTGGGTATGCAGTGGTGCCATATCGGTAGCAATCAGCAAACCCACGACCACCATGACCAACCCGACAATAAAGGTTCTGAATACATTGCCCCGCGTGACAGGAACTACCATGGCCAGCATAAAGGGCAGTACAGCCAGATCGGCAAACGGCAGTACGCGGTTGCCGGGCAGCACGGCTGCCAGAATGATGGTGATTGGCACCAGCACCAAGGCGGCAGCCATGCAAGCCGGGTGACCGATGGCCACGGCCGAATCCAAACCGATGTAAATTTTTCCGGCATTTTTGAACCGTTTTTGAATAAATTCCTGAGCCGAATCAGATATAGGCAACAAGCCTTCCATCAGCATGGCTGCCATTTTGGGAATCAAAACCAGGCAGCCCCCCATGGTGATACCTACCGTTAATATCGTCTTAACATCATAGCCGGCTAGAACGCCGATAATTAGTCCCAATACGCTGCCGATAATAATCGGTTCCCCAAAAATCCCAAACCGTTCCTGCAAAGTTTCCGGATCAGCCTTGATATTTCTAATCCCCGGAATCATATCAATCGCCTTGTTAATCACAATGGCAATCGGTACATAGGCCGCTGAAAAACCATGCGGCAAGGAAACGCCGGGTAATTTGTTGTATTCTTCCACTCCCGGCGCCGTCCAATCGGCCAAGTAGAATACGATGATCATGTTGACAACCGCCGCAAAGCCTCCCCAGAAAATACTGTCGGTTGCTGCGGTAACCAAAGCACCGGTAAAAGCAAAATGCCAGTAATCCCAAATATCCACATCAATCGTTCTGGTTTGCTTGGTAAGCAGTAAAATCACATTAACTGCCAAGCCGATCGGAATAATAATGGCTCCCACCGTCGAGGCGAACGCAATAGCCGCAGCCGCTGGCCAACCTACATCAATAACAGTCAGGTGCAAGCCCAAACGTTCCACCATAGTATGCGACGCCGGCCCCAGCGTACTTGTCAACAATCCGATGACTAAATTCAGTCCGATAAACCCTACACCAACCGTCAGGCCGGAACGGATGGCCCGGCTCAATTTGGCTCCCAGACACACTCCCAATATAGTGATAATGATCGGCATCATCACGCTGGCACCGAGACTGACAATGTAATTGATAATTTCCATAGCTTCGTCCTCCCTGTCTTAAATTTTCAAATACCCGATGATCTCTTCCACAACGCGGTCTATTCCAACTCCTGTTAAGAAAGCGGTCCCCGTAACGACCGGAATCGGAATCTTAGCCGATACCTGCGTCGTGGCAACAACCAAATCATGTGCCGCCGCCATCGATGAAATTTCAGCAATTTTGCACTGACTGATCTTCACCATTTTGAGCTTGCCTCTTTTGTCCAGCGCGTCTCTCAGCTTGTTAATCGCCATAGTGGATGTACATACGCCTGCCCCGCAGGCAACCAGAATTCTTTTTTCACCAGCCATTGTCCAATCCTCCTAATCCTTATGATTTTGCATTATCCTACCGTCGAAATCTTACGAAAACACAGCAAACAACAAACGGTACGCATCATCTGTGTCAGTTTGCAAAACTAAACTTTGCAGCAACCTTTCATTTTCCAAAATACCAGCAACCTTTTGCAAGAACACCGGCTGTTCATGAGCTTCTTTCAGCGCCAGCATAAAGATCAATGATACTGCAATTGTTTGCTGAGGGTTTTCCATACTGGAAAATAAGACCGGTCTGTCCAGCACGCCCACTGCCATCGCGGCCTGCAATACATGCTCCACATCGGTATGCGGAATGGCCACATTGATATTTCCTGTCGACAGCCCGGTTGGAAAACTAATTTCCCGTTTTTTTACCGCCGCCAAATACGAATTCTTTACATACCCCTGCTGCCACAGCCGGTCGGCCAGCTTTTCCAATGCTTCTTCTCGGCTATTGACCCGAAGCGGCACAATCATCAGTTCTTGCCTAAGTAGCTGAGTAAAATCCACGGTGAGTAAATCCTCCTTTGCTCCTATGATTTTCCTGTTTGAGGAAAGAGCCTTCCGTCTGCCCATTTATAATGCAAGTGTTGTGCCAAACAAAAAATACCCTGTCCAATGACCGGCAAAACCACCGCAGCCTCACCTGCCATACTTTTTAAAGCCAACAAATTATACCGCCGGCCGCTATACTAACATTATCTGCAAGCCGTTTTGCTGTTTTGGTTATATAACCCATACCCATCAGCCTCCCTGCAAAATTCAGGACTGCACAAAAGCGGCCTGGACTTTGCTGTCCAAGCCGCTTTTGTTATTTTCTCTCCTGTCTCCGATCAGGAACTTCTGTTCAGCCTCCCCCACCAAGCCAGTTCAAGACGGCATATACCAGCCAGGTATACCACTGAGCCCCCAGGGCCAGTGAGGTGATCTGCATAGTGCCCGGCGGCACGGCAATTTTCAACTGACCGGCTAACTGGGTCATGACCGGAGCAGCATAGCTGGAAACATACAAAAGAATAATGGAAATGACCACACCGATCACAATCCCCCGGAACAAATTACCCTTTGAGGGAACGATGGCATAAACCATGAAAAAGCTCAAAACCGACAGATCAGCCAGCGGCAGTGTGATATTGCCCGGCAGAACAAACGCCAGTCCCATGACAACCGGAATCATCAAGAGTCCCATAGCCATAACAAAGGGATGACCGATCGCCACCGACGAATCCAATCCAATATAGATTTTGTGCCCTTGAAACCGGCTTTCCATAAATTCCTGAGCCGCCTCGGCAATCACGATCAGTCCGTCCATGAGCAACGATACCATCCGGGGCATCAACACCAGACAACCGGCAATGACGACACCGGTCTGGACGGTCTGAGCAAAGTCAAACCCGGCCGCCCAGGCCAGTGTCAAACCAATGCTCAACCCCATGATCATCGGTTCACCAAAGAGTCCGAGCTTTTCCTGAACACCCTCGGTTGTCCAGTTAATATCTTTTATCAGTGGAATTTGATCCAGGACCCAGTTCAGCGGGTAACCTACCAGGGCCCAGGCAGAAGTTTGGATATGGGGCAGCGAGATTCCTTCCAGTCCCAGCACCTCTTCGCAATCCCTCTGCGTCCAGTCGGCCACCTTAAAAATAATAGCCATATTAATTACTGCACTAACGACGGCAAGCAGCATGCTCCCTGTCGTCACATACAGGCCACTGGCAATGAATAAAGGATGCCAGAAATTCCAGATATCAATATCCATTGTCCTGGTCCAGCCCAAAAATACCATCACCACATTGGTGGCTATGATGGCCAAAAATACGAAAGGCACCACCTCTGTCCCCCAGGCAATAGAAGAGCCGAAGCTCCAGCCCACATCGACCGCCGTCAGTTTGAACCCCAGCCGCTCCACCAGTCCCTGGTTAATCGGACTGATGGTATACAGCAGCAAACCGGTGATGGTTTTAAGACCGACAAAGCCCATGCCAACGGTAAGACCGGCCCTAAAAGCTACGGAAAAATCTTTACGAAAGATAAGACCCAAGATCGTAATAATAATCGGCATCATGACCGTCACGCCTAAGCCGATAACATAGGTAAAAACCCCTAGGATAAGCTCCATATATCCGCTCCCGCATACTTAACTGTACTTTATTTTTCCAAAATGGCAACAACGTCCTCAATAAGCTGCTGCTTATTAACTCCGGTAAGAAAGGCTCGTCCAAGTAAAACCGGTACATTCTCCATGCCGCCGGGAATCTGCGTGGCACTAATAACCAAATCCGGCTTAACGGCCCGCACGCGCGAGGCAACTTCCGTCAGCTTGCACTGACTGACATCAGCCGTAATTTTGTATTGTTTCAGCACCTCATTAAGTTTTCTTGCAATAACTGTCGAAGTGGCAATGCCTGTTCCACAGCAAATATAAATTCTTTTTTTGATCGCCATCCCATTTCCTCCTGCCTTATTTGTCATCCGTGTTAACGGCTTGCCTGTACCAGGATAGCCAAAGCCTCCTCTGCCGAACAGCACTGCAGCAGAGATTTCAGGTAATGCTCCTGCTCCAGCATGGTAATAACCATTTGCAGCACCTCCAATTGTTTTTCCGGTTCCCTCAGCGCCAGCATAAAAACAACCGACACCCGCACCGTTTCCGCATCATCGCCTCCCATTAGCCCGAATTCCACAGGATCTTTCAATATGCAAAGACAAATCGCCGGTTTAATCACATGAACAATATCTGTATGTGGAATGGCAATTCCGATCGTTTCGCCGCCAAGTCCGGTAGGATACACCCTTTCCCGTGCTAAAACAGCCTCCCGGTAACTCTCCTTCGTATAACCGTGCCGTAATAAGCATGCCGCCATATAGCTTAGTATGTCCTCCCTTACGGACAACGTTGAAAATAAAATCAAATCCTGATTGCAGTACCTCTCAATGGACATACGCCTTCTCCTTATTTATTGAAACCACTGATTTATTCGCCTGGCCACGTCAGCAAGACTCCAAAAGAACACCGCTATCCTTTAGGGTTTTTCCCTCGCATCGCCGACTTATTAAATCAATCGTCTTCTCGATTGTTTCATCCGGTCAGCTTTGCATAATTTTTACTGCCGACCAACAATGACTGAAAAAATAGCCTGTTTAGACTATTCTCGTTGCTCTCCTTTAACCCCTGCTTCCCCCAGGTCTTGAAAGGTTAGGATTCCCCCGGCAAATAAAAAAAATCAGCCTCCCCGTAGTTCGGCTGATTTCCCCTGCTGCTTTTACCTATATAGAATGTTCAACCCGTTTCTTTCCTCTATCTAAGACTGTCCATAATACGCCCCGCTGCCATGCTTGCGCAAGTAATGCTTATCCAGCAGGCACTGCTGAATAGAGCCGGCTGTATTGTTTAACCGCACCGTATGATAGGCCATATGGCAGATTTCCTCCAAAATGACGGCATTGTGCACCGCATCCTGCGCATCCTTGCCCCAGGCAAAAGGCCCGTGGTTGCGTACCAATACGCCGGGAATGCTGTTAATATCCAGTGTTTTGAACGTCTCGACAATTACATTGCCAGTTTCCACTTCATAATCACCGTCAATTTCCTGTTCGGTTAATGCCCGGGTGCAAGGCACCTTGCCGTAAAAATGATCGGCATGGGTAGTGCCGAGCGCCGGCAGGCTCTGGCCTGACTGGGCCCAGATCGTAGCCCAGGTGGAGTGGGTATGGACAATGCCTCCTAAGTGAGGATAGGCCCGGTATAGCACCAAATGTGTCGGCGTATCGGAAGAAGGTCTTAACTTTCCTTCCACCTGATGGCCTGCCAGGTCCAATACCACCAGATCCTGGGCGGTCATTTTTTCATATTCCACGCCACTGGGTTTAATGACAACCATTCCCCGTTCACGGTCGATGCCGCTGACATTGCCCCAGGTAAATTTAACCAGACCATGAACCGGCAGCGCCAGGTTGGCAGCCAGCACTTCTTCTTTTAACTGTTCCAGCATAGTTCATTCCCCCTTATATTTCCACAAGAATTTTGTTGAAGGAAATGGTGCGGTCCGCAATGGCTGCCAGATAATGAGCCAATTCTTCCAGCTTGATCCGGTGGGAAATCATCGGCGCAAACTGCAGTTTTCCCTGGGACATAAACTCCAGGGTCGCCGTCCAGGCTTTGCCGGGATAGGGTGCCGAATAGGAATTCCAGGAACCTTGCAGGGAAATTTCTCCCCGCAGAATGGCCTCGATCGTCTTCTCCTGCAAGGGCAGGTCACTGTGAGAAATCCCCAAAAATACCACTCGTCCCTGCTTCCGGGCGACCAGCACAGCCTGCTCCTGGGTGATTTTGCTGCCTGCTGTTTCCAGTACCACCTGGGCGCCGCCGCCGGTAAGCTCCCTAATTCGCTGCACCGGATCACACTCACGGGAATTAATCAGAATATCGGCGCCTAACGACTTAGCCAGTTCCAACTTTTCCGGGAAAATGTCCACGGCAATGACGGTGGCGGCACCAAACAGTTTGGCCCATTGCAGCGTCAGTTGGCCGATCGGGCCACAGCCCAGTACTGCCACGGTATCGCCGGCCTGAATCCCACCTTTGGCTACCCCGTGATAGCCGATGGTAGCCGGTTCAATGCCGGCTGCCGTTGCATAATCCAGTTGATCCGGCAGTCGCAGCAGATGCCGAAATGGCACCTTGGTATATTCGGCAAACGCTCCGTCACTGCCGGTGCCGATGATATTATAATGCTCGCACAGGCCGTAATGACCCTCCCGGCAATGCTCACAATTCCCACAGGGAATCAAGGGAGCCACTGCTACCCGGTCACCCGGACGGTAGCCATCAACCGCCTCACCTACGGCAGCAACTTCCCCGCAAAACTCATGCCCCAGAATCAAAGGATAGCGCCGGGCGCCGCTAACCATAGCCCGCGGTATATCGGAGCCGCAAATCCCGGCATACTTTACTTTTACCAGTACATCCTCCCGGCCGATGTCCGGCACAGGCACCGTTTCGCAGCGGATATCCCGCAAGCCGTAGAGTACCGCCGCTTTCATCGTCTTTTGCATCATCGTTTTCCTCCCTTTACCAGACAGGGCGGCGTTGTCTATCTTCCGCCCTGTTCCTGCCCATATCAATATGCAAGATACATGCCAACCAAAAAAACTATCTTTCCATGATCGCCAACGCTTCTGGTCCGGCGGCTTGGCGGCATGGTACTACATTTTTGCCAACAGTCCATACATTTCGTGCATATCGACATATCCATTTACGCATCCCGGCCAGCAAAAGGGATCGTCGCTCTAAGAAAAGCGCAATAGCCTTGTTCTTTGGTTCTTCGTTCGGCCTTTTCTGGAAAAATACGTTCCGTAGGATGAAAAATTGCCGGCTTACGTTAAGAAATCCGTTTGTTTGAGCGTTAGCGAGTTTACGGATTTTAGTAAGCCGGCAATTTTTCAAGTATTTTGGAAGACAGGCCTAGCCTTTTGGGTCCCTTTGTGGCAATGACAAAGGGACGATAAGCTGTTTTTCCACACTACAGACTGTTATAAATAGAATCATGTTGTGACAACCCCGGACAACCTATGCCTGTACGGCACCATTCTCTTCTTCAGCCGTGTTTTTCATTGCGTTCCGATCCAGGTAATTGTATACGGCTTCCTTATTCTTGCGGAACAGGAAGTACAACACCAGATAGACGGCAATGGCCAGACCGATCAGGAGCGGCGACTGGCTGAGGAAAGCCAGGAAGACCAAACCCATCAGCGGTTTGCCTAAAATATTAAAGCTGGTGATCAGCAGGGCGCCTACCGGCAGATGCACGCCCACGGTCGAGCATATTTCGGTAAACAGCGGTGCCGTATAGGTGCACATGTACAGCCCGGCACTAAACCAGATGGCACCGGTAATCAGTACCTTGAAGATATTGCCGTTAACCAGCGGTACAATCCCCTGCACCATAAACGGCAGTGCCAATAAGTCAACAACCGGCAGCACCTGATTGCCAGGAAGGGCAATCGCCAAAAAGACCATAATCGGAATGAGAATAATACCGGAAATTAAGGTGGCCGGTTCGCCGTAGCCGGTGGCATCGTTAACCCCCAGGAACCATTGCCGCGCCTTGGCATCCTTCTTGATGGATTTTCTGGCCGCTTCGGTGATTGGCAGGAAAGCCTGGGCAAACAAACCGGCTACCCGCGGGAAGATTGCCATAATTGAGCTGGTGGCAATACCCATGACGGCTACCTGTCCCCAGGCTGCCAGGGTGCCCAAGTTTTTGAAGTTACCCATGATGCCGATGAATATACCCAACAGCAGGCCCAGTGAAACCGGTTCACCGAAAAAGCCCAATTTCTTCTGCAATTCCTGAGGACTCAGTTTTACCTTGTTTAAACCGAACATATTCAAAAGCGGGTCAAATACCACGGTAAAAATGGCAGCTTCAATGTTATGCATGGCAATAATGGTACAATTGGGATATTTGTAATAAGTCGACCAGCGTTTAGCCATCAGTTCGGCAATCAGCAAGCTGTACATATTGAGTAGTATCATGCAGCCCAAAGCCAGCATCATATTTTTCGTAACCAGATAAACCATGGAACCCCAAACCATGTAGGAATAGTTATTCCACAAATCACCGGGCTGGAACACCGAAGTCCATTTGCTCAGGAACAGCACTGTCTGTACGACCAGACCGATGCCGAGGAAGACCATGCCGGCTTCGGTGGAAAAGGCGACCAGTGCGGTAGCCTGCCAGCCTACATCAAACACCGGCAGCTGAATACCCGTGCTTTCTACCATTTTTTTAACCACCGGTGTAATAATCGGTGTAAAGGCATTTAACAGCAGGGTAAAGCCCTGCAGGCCGACGCCGGCATACAATGCGGAAAAAAAGGATTTCTTGGTGTCTACCTTAAGAATCTTGGAAATGATGAAGATAATGACCGGGACAAATACCGGAGCACCAAAGGTATCAAAAATGGCTTTTAGTGTTTCAAGAAACATATTTTCTCCTCCTCATACCAAATGAATTATTTTTTTGCTTCCAGACCTTCAATAACGCTCATCACCTCTTCCAAAAATTCATCTTCGCCAAACCCGGTAAGAAAACCAAATGCGCTGATGGTCGGAATACCGTAATCGCCGTCCGGCAAGGGACTAGTGTGGGTAATAAAATCAAACCTCCCTCCCTGGGCCAGATTCATCGCTTCCGTCGGCTTAGCCTCGGTCGCGGTGATTTTGATCCCCCGTTCCTCCATCGCATCCTTCAGCTTTTCGGCAATCATCGAGGAAGTCACTGTCCCCGAGCCACATACCGACAATACATTAAAGCTTCTCATTTTTTGCACGCTCCTTATATTTTTATATTTATCATGGCCCGCAAGAGCCGTATTGCCCGTTGTCCGTCTCACCTCATACCGCCAGGGACTGTAAAAGCTCCGCCGCCTGTTCGCGGGTCTTGGCTGCC is part of the Propionispora vibrioides genome and harbors:
- a CDS encoding PTS sugar transporter subunit IIB, whose amino-acid sequence is MRSFNVLSVCGSGTVTSSMIAEKLKDAMEERGIKITATEAKPTEAMNLAQGGRFDFITHTSPLPDGDYGIPTISAFGFLTGFGEDEFLEEVMSVIEGLEAKK
- a CDS encoding PTS galactitol transporter subunit IIC gives rise to the protein MFLETLKAIFDTFGAPVFVPVIIFIISKILKVDTKKSFFSALYAGVGLQGFTLLLNAFTPIITPVVKKMVESTGIQLPVFDVGWQATALVAFSTEAGMVFLGIGLVVQTVLFLSKWTSVFQPGDLWNNYSYMVWGSMVYLVTKNMMLALGCMILLNMYSLLIAELMAKRWSTYYKYPNCTIIAMHNIEAAIFTVVFDPLLNMFGLNKVKLSPQELQKKLGFFGEPVSLGLLLGIFIGIMGNFKNLGTLAAWGQVAVMGIATSSIMAIFPRVAGLFAQAFLPITEAARKSIKKDAKARQWFLGVNDATGYGEPATLISGIILIPIMVFLAIALPGNQVLPVVDLLALPFMVQGIVPLVNGNIFKVLITGAIWFSAGLYMCTYTAPLFTEICSTVGVHLPVGALLITSFNILGKPLMGLVFLAFLSQSPLLIGLAIAVYLVLYFLFRKNKEAVYNYLDRNAMKNTAEEENGAVQA